In Sedimentibacter sp. MB31-C6, one genomic interval encodes:
- the rpmB gene encoding 50S ribosomal protein L28: protein MAKFCEVCGKGTISGHSITHADRKIKRTWKPNVRKVTVLDNGTPKKITVCTRCIRSGKVQRAI from the coding sequence ATGGCTAAATTTTGTGAGGTTTGTGGAAAAGGTACTATTTCTGGACACAGTATAACACATGCTGATAGAAAAATTAAAAGAACTTGGAAGCCTAATGTTAGAAAAGTAACTGTTTTAGACAATGGCACTCCAAAAAAAATAACTGTTTGCACTAGATGTATAAGATCTGGTAAAGTACAACGTGCAATATAA
- a CDS encoding DUF2935 domain-containing protein has translation MRFIYGEMNILRALEEAEFWKRQESEHTVVIQEVVPDLEEEYVNKLIEYKEIFDSTESRITQYIENIVNNQNISPRIYEDNAQLINLAIKQSQVFINFLSMLLRESDPVMNDPISTTVINHIRRESEYFIGIVSAFLDLLMQDTANKRKNFY, from the coding sequence ATGAGGTTTATTTATGGTGAAATGAATATACTTAGAGCTTTAGAAGAAGCAGAATTTTGGAAACGTCAAGAAAGTGAACATACAGTTGTTATTCAAGAAGTTGTACCAGATTTAGAGGAAGAATATGTAAATAAACTAATCGAATATAAGGAAATATTTGATTCTACCGAATCAAGAATTACACAGTATATAGAAAACATTGTAAATAATCAAAATATATCACCTAGAATATATGAAGATAATGCTCAATTAATTAATTTAGCAATTAAACAAAGCCAGGTTTTTATAAATTTTTTAAGTATGTTACTTAGAGAAAGTGATCCAGTTATGAATGATCCTATTTCTACTACTGTTATAAATCATATAAGAAGAGAGTCTGAATATTTTATAGGAATAGTATCAGCATTTTTAGATTTACTTATGCAAGATACTGCTAACAAAAGAAAGAACTTTTATTAA
- the asnS gene encoding asparagine--tRNA ligase gives MKVIDLKDLFKKSEEYYGKEVYVEGWIRTIRDSKNFGFIELNDGTFLKNLQIVFDNSLKNFDDIKKFSTGSAITVRGMFEETQGAKQPFEIKAKEVNLEASSDSSYPLQKKRHSFEYLRTIAHLRPRTNTFAAVFRVRSLAAYAIHKFFNERGFIYAHPPIITASDAEGAGEMFRVTSLNLDNLEKSEGKVDYSKDFFGKSANLTVSGQLEAEIFALAFKNTYTFGPTFRAENSNTTRHAAEFWMIEPEIAFADLNDNMQLAEDMVKFVVNYVLDNGKEEMEFFNSFVDKELFSKLDNVINSEFGKITYTDAIEILKKNNDNFDYPVEWGTDIQTEHERYLSEKIFGKPVFVTNYPKDIKAFYMRMNEDNKTVAAMDLLVPGIGELIGGSQREERIDYLEKRMAEMGVATEEMWWYMELRKYGGVKHSGYGLGFERLIMYLTGMTNIRDVIPFPRTPKNAEF, from the coding sequence ATGAAAGTAATTGATTTAAAAGACTTATTTAAAAAATCTGAGGAATATTACGGAAAAGAAGTTTATGTAGAAGGTTGGATAAGAACAATAAGAGATTCTAAAAATTTTGGTTTTATTGAATTAAATGATGGAACTTTTTTGAAGAATCTACAAATTGTATTTGATAATAGCTTGAAAAACTTTGACGACATAAAAAAATTCTCTACAGGAAGTGCTATAACAGTTAGAGGAATGTTTGAGGAAACACAGGGGGCAAAACAACCTTTTGAAATTAAAGCAAAAGAAGTTAATTTGGAGGCTTCATCAGATTCAAGTTATCCATTGCAGAAAAAAAGACATTCATTTGAATATTTGAGAACAATTGCACATTTAAGACCTAGGACTAATACATTCGCAGCAGTATTTAGAGTGAGATCTCTAGCGGCATATGCTATACATAAATTTTTTAATGAAAGAGGATTTATATATGCTCATCCTCCAATAATTACAGCAAGTGACGCTGAAGGTGCAGGTGAAATGTTCAGAGTTACTTCTCTTAATTTAGATAATTTAGAAAAGTCAGAAGGTAAGGTTGACTATTCAAAAGATTTTTTTGGAAAATCAGCAAATCTAACGGTTAGTGGACAATTAGAAGCTGAAATTTTTGCTTTAGCTTTTAAAAATACATATACATTTGGGCCAACATTTAGAGCAGAAAATTCTAATACAACTAGACATGCTGCTGAATTTTGGATGATTGAACCAGAAATTGCATTTGCAGATTTAAACGATAATATGCAACTTGCTGAGGACATGGTTAAATTTGTAGTTAATTATGTATTGGATAATGGAAAAGAAGAAATGGAATTCTTTAACAGTTTTGTAGATAAAGAACTTTTTTCAAAACTAGACAATGTAATTAATTCAGAGTTTGGAAAAATAACTTATACTGATGCTATAGAAATATTAAAGAAAAATAATGATAATTTTGATTATCCTGTTGAATGGGGTACTGATATTCAAACAGAACACGAAAGATATTTGTCTGAAAAGATATTTGGCAAACCAGTTTTTGTTACAAATTATCCAAAAGATATTAAGGCATTCTATATGAGAATGAACGAAGATAATAAAACTGTTGCTGCTATGGATTTACTTGTTCCAGGAATAGGAGAACTAATTGGAGGAAGTCAAAGAGAAGAAAGAATAGACTATCTTGAGAAACGTATGGCTGAAATGGGTGTAGCTACAGAAGAAATGTGGTGGTACATGGAACTTCGAAAGTACGGAGGGGTAAAACATTCAGGATATGGACTTGGATTTGAAAGACTTATTATGTATCTTACTGGTATGACTAATATAAGAGACGTAATACCATTCCCAAGAACACCAAAAAATGCAGAATTTTAA
- a CDS encoding thiamine diphosphokinase, whose protein sequence is MSVLIIGNGSSFNKYSNEEVFNSIELIICADGGLSKAEILGLVPDIIIGDFDSVNYSILKKYEDMNVEIIKYPAEKDYTDMELAIDLAVNKGYKDMIILGATGTRLDHTMANMLLLEKYYKQGIKIKIIDNNNIIQIISDDTKLTLQYKKNYFISIVPITEEINDLTLKGFKYPLNKVNVKRGSTLCISNEINVKVSEVTLRSGTAFLIVAND, encoded by the coding sequence ATGTCTGTTTTAATTATTGGAAATGGTAGTTCTTTTAATAAATACTCAAATGAAGAAGTCTTTAATAGCATTGAATTAATTATATGTGCAGATGGAGGCTTATCAAAAGCAGAAATCCTTGGATTAGTACCTGATATAATTATTGGTGACTTTGATTCCGTAAATTATTCTATATTAAAAAAATACGAGGATATGAATGTAGAAATAATTAAGTATCCGGCGGAAAAAGATTATACTGATATGGAATTAGCTATAGACCTTGCAGTGAATAAAGGCTATAAGGATATGATAATTTTAGGAGCTACAGGAACTAGATTAGATCATACTATGGCTAATATGCTGTTATTGGAAAAGTATTATAAACAAGGTATTAAAATTAAAATAATAGATAATAATAATATAATACAAATTATCTCAGATGATACAAAATTGACATTACAATATAAAAAAAATTATTTTATATCAATAGTACCTATTACCGAAGAGATAAATGATTTAACTTTGAAAGGGTTCAAGTATCCATTAAATAAAGTTAATGTTAAAAGAGGTTCTACTCTCTGTATTAGTAATGAGATAAATGTTAAAGTTAGTGAAGTTACTTTGAGAAGTGGAACGGCATTTCTTATTGTAGCTAATGATTGA
- the rpe gene encoding ribulose-phosphate 3-epimerase — MNKLSPSILSADFSQLGEEIKRVEEGGADYIHIDVMDGHFVPNISIGADVIKSIRKVTQLTFDVHLMIENADKYIDDFYKAGADIITVHQESCLHLHRTIQKIKSLGLKAGVSLNPATPISILKDIIGDVDMVLLMSVNPGFGGQSLIKNVKSKFTDLKELIKEKNLNIDIEIDGGVSLKNLEEILSWGPNVIVAGSAIYKANNVIEETKKFKKIMAGK, encoded by the coding sequence ATGAATAAACTATCGCCATCAATATTATCTGCAGATTTTTCTCAACTAGGAGAGGAAATAAAGCGAGTCGAAGAAGGCGGAGCTGACTATATACACATAGATGTAATGGATGGACATTTTGTTCCGAATATTTCTATAGGGGCTGATGTTATTAAATCTATACGTAAAGTTACACAGTTAACTTTTGATGTTCATTTAATGATTGAAAATGCAGATAAGTATATTGATGACTTTTATAAGGCTGGTGCAGATATTATTACAGTACATCAAGAATCATGCTTACATTTACATAGAACTATACAAAAAATAAAATCTTTAGGATTAAAGGCAGGAGTTTCATTAAATCCAGCAACGCCTATATCAATACTTAAAGATATAATAGGTGATGTTGATATGGTTTTATTAATGAGTGTAAATCCAGGATTCGGCGGACAGAGTTTAATAAAAAATGTTAAATCTAAATTTACTGATTTAAAAGAACTAATAAAAGAAAAAAACTTAAACATAGACATTGAAATAGATGGTGGAGTTTCTTTAAAAAATTTAGAAGAAATTTTAAGCTGGGGACCTAATGTAATTGTTGCAGGCTCAGCTATTTATAAAGCAAATAATGTAATTGAAGAAACTAAAAAGTTTAAAAAAATTATGGCGGGAAAATAA
- the rsgA gene encoding ribosome small subunit-dependent GTPase A, with product MIEGIITRGVGGNYYVDIGEEKIECRARGIFRLQNIKPLVGDNVIIRLTAEDEHCGYIEEIKTRTNEIKRPPIANVEQLLIFFATTNPEPSFLLLDKLLIAAETNNLKPIICFNKSDLDSEDKKKEIREIYINTGYKIIFTSIKDEKSLEELKSILKDKLSVFSGPSGVGKSSIMNAVQPNFELKTGKISEKLKRGKHTTRHAEIYKLSFGGYVVDTPGFSSFEFDGITEYELGNYYPEIVKYSSGCRFADCLHYKEPNCVIKEAVTNSLISETRYNNYTKLLEEIRNKKLY from the coding sequence ATGATAGAGGGTATTATAACTAGAGGCGTTGGCGGAAATTATTACGTAGATATAGGTGAAGAAAAGATTGAATGCAGAGCTAGAGGCATTTTTAGACTTCAAAATATTAAACCACTAGTAGGAGATAATGTAATAATTAGGCTTACAGCTGAAGATGAACATTGTGGTTATATTGAGGAAATAAAGACAAGAACAAATGAAATCAAGAGACCTCCTATTGCAAATGTTGAACAATTGCTAATATTCTTTGCGACTACAAATCCAGAACCAAGCTTCTTACTTCTTGATAAACTATTAATAGCGGCAGAAACAAATAATTTAAAACCAATAATTTGTTTTAATAAGTCAGATCTTGACAGTGAAGATAAGAAAAAAGAAATAAGAGAAATTTATATTAACACTGGTTATAAAATTATTTTTACAAGCATTAAAGATGAGAAATCTTTAGAAGAACTTAAAAGTATTCTTAAAGATAAATTAAGTGTATTTTCAGGTCCATCTGGTGTTGGAAAATCTTCTATAATGAACGCGGTACAACCAAATTTTGAATTAAAAACAGGTAAAATAAGCGAAAAACTAAAAAGAGGCAAGCATACTACTAGACATGCAGAAATATACAAGTTAAGTTTTGGTGGATATGTAGTAGATACACCTGGTTTTAGTTCCTTTGAATTTGATGGAATTACAGAATATGAATTAGGCAATTACTATCCTGAAATAGTAAAATATAGTAGTGGTTGTAGATTTGCAGATTGCTTGCATTATAAAGAACCAAATTGTGTAATTAAGGAAGCAGTTACAAATTCCTTAATTAGTGAAACTAGATATAATAATTATACAAAGTTGCTAGAAGAAATAAGAAATAAAAAATTATACTGA